A portion of the Bacteroidota bacterium genome contains these proteins:
- a CDS encoding DUF3857 domain-containing protein, which yields MKYKLFCSRVFMLLAFFTFLFAFHIQAQEQNDARYKKIVKEYTLHEDGRFSMKYEQELEYLSYYAIHRKYGETSVIYNPKVQKVDIDYAYTIMKDGKKVETPENAFNEVLPHQATNAPAYNHLRRLVVTHTGLEIGAVSHLSYTLTSNNESLPALMGKERIYQSAPCDELIIRIKFPKSLQMTFSLKNIGPWEIDTSSEEGFNVHTFAFNDLPAYSLEPHQPHPSVSEPYFQFSNKSMKELYFSFISQKAFRFEMNEKMMKWVDDIEESSEGQLQLILNLQEKIANNIATYPLSLAHTQYRVRTPQEVFMSRAGTKLEKAAFMVACLQYKGIKAFPIMVSSHYKMDENVGVLDAFDDFVVRINQGQSFLYLPVDFVPDFNLKYSLSRKSLVAIYNGISMFEIKEEPVFNNFASLFADIRMGDKVDLLAKNEAGFNPWIRIIKNQKAGFNNLYAGISVQNNEKSKADVYELNSYASEYELDAQLKSSTISKQDNYFFLTLPHYNLGIASWHLDINQVERKTMFEIPSKAKEEYDFKIKLNKGDYFSKKKYTVVKNNNVGELTIDIKLKRRKAHIKKSIVFNRTLLNNEDYLHVREMMILWNSEEFNTLIYKKK from the coding sequence ATGAAATATAAGCTATTTTGCTCGAGAGTATTTATGCTGTTGGCATTCTTTACCTTTTTGTTTGCTTTTCACATCCAAGCACAGGAACAGAATGATGCCCGTTACAAAAAAATTGTCAAGGAGTATACGCTTCATGAAGATGGAAGATTTAGCATGAAATACGAACAGGAATTAGAATACCTGAGTTATTATGCTATCCATAGAAAGTATGGCGAAACCAGTGTGATTTATAATCCGAAGGTTCAAAAAGTGGATATTGACTATGCTTACACCATAATGAAAGATGGTAAAAAAGTTGAAACACCTGAAAATGCATTTAATGAAGTACTTCCACATCAAGCTACCAATGCACCAGCCTACAACCATCTTAGAAGGTTAGTTGTCACCCATACAGGTTTAGAAATTGGAGCTGTATCTCATTTATCATATACTCTTACATCAAATAATGAATCTCTTCCAGCATTAATGGGGAAGGAGCGCATTTATCAAAGTGCCCCATGCGATGAGTTAATTATTCGAATTAAGTTTCCCAAAAGTCTTCAAATGACTTTTTCATTAAAAAATATAGGACCTTGGGAGATTGATACAAGTAGCGAGGAGGGATTTAATGTGCATACATTTGCGTTCAATGACTTGCCTGCTTATTCTTTAGAACCTCATCAGCCACATCCTTCTGTTAGCGAGCCTTACTTCCAGTTTAGTAATAAATCGATGAAAGAATTGTATTTCAGCTTTATTTCTCAGAAAGCATTTCGTTTTGAAATGAATGAAAAAATGATGAAATGGGTTGATGATATTGAAGAAAGCTCAGAGGGTCAGTTGCAACTAATTCTGAATCTTCAGGAAAAGATTGCTAACAATATTGCCACTTATCCATTAAGCCTAGCGCATACACAATATAGGGTGCGAACTCCACAGGAAGTTTTTATGTCAAGAGCAGGAACCAAATTGGAGAAAGCAGCATTCATGGTAGCTTGTCTTCAATATAAAGGAATAAAGGCTTTCCCAATCATGGTCTCCTCTCACTATAAAATGGATGAAAATGTTGGTGTACTGGATGCTTTTGATGATTTTGTTGTTAGAATAAATCAGGGTCAAAGCTTTTTATATTTACCCGTAGACTTTGTTCCTGATTTCAATTTGAAATACAGTTTGTCGCGTAAATCATTGGTAGCTATCTATAATGGAATATCGATGTTTGAAATAAAAGAGGAGCCTGTTTTTAACAATTTTGCATCTTTATTTGCTGATATCAGAATGGGAGATAAAGTTGATTTGCTTGCAAAGAATGAAGCTGGTTTCAATCCATGGATTAGGATTATTAAAAACCAAAAAGCTGGATTTAATAATTTATATGCAGGAATTAGTGTTCAGAATAATGAAAAATCAAAAGCAGATGTTTACGAATTAAACTCCTATGCCTCAGAATATGAATTAGATGCTCAACTCAAATCATCCACTATCAGCAAACAGGATAATTATTTCTTTTTGACCTTGCCACACTATAATCTGGGAATAGCATCATGGCACTTAGATATTAATCAGGTTGAACGAAAGACTATGTTTGAGATTCCTTCAAAAGCAAAGGAAGAGTACGATTTCAAAATAAAACTCAACAAAGGGGATTATTTTTCAAAGAAGAAATACACTGTTGTTAAAAATAACAATGTAGGTGAACTAACCATTGACATTAAATTGAAAAGACGGAAAGCTCATATTAAAAAAAGCATTGTTTTTAACCGAACATTATTGAATAATGAGGATTATCTGCATGTTAGAGAAATGATGATTTTGTGGAATTCAGAGGAGTTCAATACATTGATTTATAAAAAGAAATAA
- the rimO gene encoding 30S ribosomal protein S12 methylthiotransferase RimO encodes MHTNPAKNIRVNVFTFGCAKNTYDSEVLLGQLKYNNIAVVHEEELKVNDVVIVNTCGFVNDAKQESVNSILEFVEAKNQHQIKAVYVIGCLSERYKADLEAEIPEVDSYFGVHSIEEVVATLGGRFKKEILGERLLTTPAHYAYLKISDGCNQKCSFCAIPGIKGVHRSVPIEELVAQTEALVQRGVKEIILIAQDTTYYGLDIYGKRRLAELLTLLSDIKGLEWIRLQYTFPTNFPKDVFAVMASRSNICNYIDIPLQHISSHLLKKMKRGINKEKTIELVKSIRKSLPGAAIRTTFIVGHPGESEEDFDELYEFIKEIEFDRMGVFTYSHEEGTESFRMDDSIPEVVKDERANILMALQRDISLKKNRDKVGTEIRVLIDRKEGDHFVGRTEMDSPEVDNEVLINTKNKLNIGDFYTVRIQSATDYDLEAEL; translated from the coding sequence ATGCATACAAATCCTGCTAAAAATATCAGAGTTAATGTTTTTACATTTGGTTGTGCTAAAAACACCTATGATTCGGAGGTGTTGCTTGGGCAGCTGAAATACAACAACATAGCCGTAGTTCATGAAGAGGAATTAAAGGTTAATGATGTTGTAATTGTTAATACCTGTGGTTTCGTGAATGATGCTAAGCAAGAGTCAGTAAATTCTATTCTAGAATTTGTTGAAGCGAAAAATCAGCATCAAATCAAAGCTGTTTATGTAATAGGTTGCCTTTCAGAGAGATATAAGGCAGATCTGGAAGCCGAAATACCAGAAGTAGATTCGTATTTTGGTGTGCATAGCATAGAAGAAGTTGTTGCCACATTGGGTGGACGTTTTAAGAAAGAGATTCTGGGAGAACGTTTACTAACCACTCCTGCACATTATGCTTATTTAAAGATTTCTGATGGCTGCAACCAAAAGTGTTCTTTTTGTGCAATCCCGGGAATAAAGGGAGTACATAGATCTGTTCCAATAGAAGAACTAGTAGCTCAAACGGAGGCTTTGGTTCAAAGAGGAGTGAAAGAGATCATTCTAATTGCTCAGGATACAACTTATTATGGACTTGATATTTATGGAAAACGAAGGCTTGCAGAATTATTGACCTTACTGTCTGATATTAAGGGTCTTGAATGGATTCGTTTACAATATACTTTCCCCACAAATTTTCCAAAAGATGTTTTTGCGGTGATGGCTTCGAGGTCTAATATTTGTAATTATATAGATATTCCTTTGCAGCATATTTCGAGTCATCTCCTTAAAAAAATGAAGAGGGGAATCAATAAAGAGAAAACGATTGAATTAGTCAAATCAATTCGCAAGAGTCTGCCCGGTGCGGCAATTCGGACTACTTTTATTGTAGGTCATCCGGGAGAAAGTGAAGAGGATTTTGATGAATTGTATGAGTTTATTAAAGAGATAGAATTTGACCGAATGGGTGTGTTTACCTATTCCCACGAAGAAGGTACCGAATCGTTTAGAATGGACGATTCTATTCCCGAAGTTGTCAAAGACGAGCGAGCCAATATTTTGATGGCCTTGCAGCGGGATATATCGCTAAAAAAGAATCGAGATAAGGTTGGTACAGAAATTCGTGTTTTAATTGATAGAAAAGAAGGTGATCATTTTGTTGGGCGAACAGAAATGGATAGTCCAGAGGTAGATAATGAAGTATTAATTAACACGAAAAACAAGCTTAATATTGGTGATTTCTATACAGTTCGCATACAATCGGCAACAGATTATGATTTAGAAGCTGAGTTATAA
- a CDS encoding aminopeptidase, with translation MKKIALLLSVCFLITLNTVVAQEEKTFVTKYDVKTTPVKNQSRSGTCWAFAGISFVETELLRMEKGEYDLSEMYIVRNVYPIKADNYIRMQGKANFSAGGQGHDVINSIKLSGFVPESVYPGLNYGKDYHDHSELDDYLSLLTKEALSKRLKSKSTFSDELIIATLDEYLGSQPKDFTYKGNSFTAKSFFASTEFNTDDYIEITSYNNYPYYANCVLQVPDNWSFDSYLNVPLDDLMTIMEHALKNGYSICWDGDVSGNFDRKTGLAQLPDETTEVTQKMRQTAFDKFESTDDHLMHITGLSLDENGRKYYITKNSWGTEHRYKGFWYMSEQYLRMNTVAILVHKEALPEKIIKEIDFMN, from the coding sequence ATGAAAAAAATAGCACTATTGCTTAGCGTTTGCTTTCTAATTACGTTGAATACTGTTGTTGCACAGGAGGAAAAGACGTTTGTAACTAAATATGATGTAAAAACAACTCCAGTAAAAAATCAAAGCAGATCAGGTACTTGCTGGGCATTTGCCGGTATTTCATTTGTCGAAACTGAATTATTGCGCATGGAAAAAGGCGAATATGATTTGTCAGAGATGTATATAGTTAGAAACGTTTATCCTATCAAAGCCGATAATTACATCCGCATGCAAGGAAAAGCAAATTTCTCAGCAGGAGGTCAGGGCCATGACGTAATAAATTCGATTAAACTATCTGGCTTTGTGCCTGAATCGGTATACCCAGGTCTTAATTATGGGAAAGACTATCATGATCATAGCGAATTGGATGATTATTTAAGTTTATTAACCAAGGAAGCTTTAAGCAAAAGGCTAAAATCAAAAAGCACCTTTTCAGATGAGTTAATTATTGCCACTTTGGATGAATATCTTGGTAGCCAACCAAAAGATTTTACATACAAAGGCAATTCCTTCACAGCCAAGTCTTTCTTTGCATCAACTGAGTTTAATACAGATGATTACATCGAAATCACATCCTATAATAATTATCCTTATTATGCTAATTGTGTGCTTCAGGTTCCTGATAACTGGTCTTTTGATTCCTATTTAAATGTTCCTTTGGACGATTTAATGACAATTATGGAGCATGCATTGAAAAATGGATACTCAATATGTTGGGATGGAGATGTTAGTGGGAATTTTGATCGCAAAACAGGATTAGCTCAACTTCCTGATGAAACAACCGAAGTGACTCAAAAAATGCGTCAAACGGCATTTGATAAATTTGAGTCTACTGATGATCACTTAATGCATATTACAGGTCTGTCATTAGATGAAAACGGAAGGAAATATTATATTACAAAAAATTCCTGGGGAACAGAACACCGCTATAAAGGTTTTTGGTATATGAGTGAGCAATATCTCAGGATGAATACGGTTGCTATATTAGTTCATAAAGAAGCTCTTCCTGAAAAGATTATTAAGGAAATTGACTTTATGAATTAA
- the tilS gene encoding tRNA lysidine(34) synthetase TilS → MQTELFLNRLISFVEKNQLFSAKDKLLIATSGGIDSIVLCDLIREAGFQYAIAHMNFQLREEESDLDEQFVRELAEKNKAEFYCSQVGCRSYAKQNGISIEMAARELRYQWFDELAKSNNFQFILTAHHKNDQTESILLNITRGTAYQGFQGIKLKSGNIVRPLLFADREEIVQYAKERNLVFRFDKSNDDVDFKRNRIRKNVIPQLEIINPDIHDTVSRNAILFQKYSDFISHHLEQRIQKISRIIDNKLYIDFEQIQYDAYYELYLYEILRIYGFTSMQIKSITSSISMQTGKKFYSNTHVLRVNRDQFVISKSSSQNRLEITVNKEDEIVSIQYATIAFSVIRHKEIDDIKNPYHAYLNFDEISFPLTIRNWRKGDRFIPYGNKGIKKLSDYFIDQKIESGEKNNIILLVSGDDIIWVAPHRIDERYKVSSNSNRILKVVLTRK, encoded by the coding sequence TTGCAAACAGAATTATTTCTAAATAGGTTAATAAGTTTCGTTGAGAAAAATCAATTATTTTCTGCGAAGGATAAATTATTAATCGCCACAAGCGGGGGAATTGATTCCATCGTTCTGTGTGATTTGATTAGAGAAGCTGGTTTTCAATATGCTATTGCCCATATGAACTTTCAGCTTAGAGAAGAAGAATCTGACTTAGACGAACAGTTTGTTAGAGAATTAGCTGAAAAAAATAAAGCTGAATTCTATTGCTCACAAGTTGGCTGTCGATCATATGCCAAGCAAAATGGAATTTCAATTGAGATGGCTGCCCGAGAACTTCGTTATCAATGGTTTGACGAGTTAGCAAAGTCAAATAATTTTCAGTTTATTTTAACTGCTCATCACAAAAATGATCAAACAGAGTCCATATTATTAAACATAACAAGAGGCACTGCCTATCAAGGATTTCAGGGGATTAAACTCAAATCAGGGAATATCGTAAGACCCTTATTATTTGCCGATAGAGAAGAAATTGTGCAATATGCTAAAGAGAGAAATCTGGTATTTCGATTCGATAAATCAAATGATGATGTTGATTTTAAGCGTAACAGAATTCGAAAAAATGTAATACCACAACTAGAAATTATTAATCCAGATATACACGATACCGTTTCGCGTAATGCTATTCTATTTCAAAAATATTCAGACTTTATAAGCCATCATTTAGAACAAAGAATTCAAAAGATTAGTCGAATAATTGACAACAAATTATATATTGATTTTGAGCAAATTCAATACGATGCATATTATGAGTTATACTTGTATGAGATCCTTAGAATATATGGATTTACAAGCATGCAAATTAAAAGTATTACCTCTTCAATTTCCATGCAAACGGGTAAGAAATTTTATTCTAACACACATGTGCTTCGAGTAAATAGAGATCAATTCGTGATTTCAAAGAGCAGCTCTCAAAATCGATTGGAAATAACTGTTAATAAGGAAGATGAGATTGTATCAATACAGTATGCGACAATAGCGTTTTCTGTCATTAGACATAAGGAAATTGATGATATTAAGAATCCATATCATGCCTATCTCAATTTCGATGAAATTAGTTTCCCTCTTACTATTCGAAATTGGAGAAAAGGAGACCGCTTTATACCTTATGGGAATAAGGGCATTAAAAAACTGAGCGATTATTTTATTGATCAGAAAATTGAATCTGGTGAAAAGAACAATATCATTTTGCTTGTTTCAGGAGATGATATAATTTGGGTTGCACCACACCGAATTGATGAAAGATATAAAGTGTCTTCAAATTCAAATAGAATTCTTAAAGTTGTACTAACACGAAAATAA
- the ftsY gene encoding signal recognition particle-docking protein FtsY: MGLFDVFKNKEQKLEAAQKLEQSLEKTKTTLFSRLGKALVGKSKVDESFLDELEEILVSSDVGIETTVKIIERLEKRVSKDKYLNAAELDLILKDEIQQLLCEHDKPEITDISSIDSIKPYVIMVVGVNGVGKTTTIGKLAHRFTTMGKKVMIGAGDTFRAAAIDQIKIWGERSGVPVISREMGSDPASVAYDTVQSAIAKDIDVVILDTAGRLHNKVNLMNELEKVDRVIKKVIPDAPHETVLVLDASTGQNAIEQAKQFIKSTKVNTLAITKLDGTAKGGVVIGIVDQFKIPIKYIGVGEKIEDLQLFDKRVFVDSLFSS, translated from the coding sequence ATGGGATTATTTGACGTCTTTAAAAATAAAGAACAAAAACTAGAAGCTGCCCAGAAATTGGAGCAAAGTTTAGAGAAAACTAAAACCACTTTGTTTTCCCGATTGGGTAAAGCTTTAGTAGGCAAATCCAAAGTAGATGAATCTTTTCTTGATGAATTGGAAGAGATTTTAGTATCATCTGATGTGGGTATTGAAACAACTGTCAAGATTATTGAACGTCTGGAAAAGCGAGTTTCAAAAGATAAATATTTGAATGCTGCTGAATTAGATTTAATTTTAAAAGATGAAATTCAGCAATTGTTATGTGAGCACGATAAACCTGAGATCACTGATATTTCAAGCATAGATTCAATCAAACCTTATGTTATTATGGTTGTTGGTGTAAATGGAGTTGGCAAAACAACTACTATTGGGAAATTAGCGCATCGATTTACTACAATGGGTAAAAAAGTCATGATTGGTGCCGGGGATACTTTTCGAGCAGCTGCTATTGATCAGATAAAAATTTGGGGTGAACGCTCTGGAGTGCCGGTAATAAGTCGTGAAATGGGCAGTGATCCTGCATCGGTTGCTTACGACACAGTTCAGTCTGCTATCGCAAAAGACATCGATGTGGTTATTTTAGACACTGCTGGCCGATTACACAATAAGGTGAATTTAATGAACGAATTGGAGAAGGTTGATCGAGTCATCAAAAAAGTAATTCCCGATGCTCCTCACGAAACGGTTCTTGTTTTGGACGCTTCAACTGGTCAAAATGCTATTGAGCAGGCTAAGCAATTTATTAAGTCAACGAAGGTGAATACTTTGGCCATTACTAAATTAGATGGAACAGCAAAGGGTGGGGTTGTTATAGGTATTGTTGATCAATTTAAAATACCAATAAAATATATAGGAGTAGGCGAAAAAATTGAGGACTTACAACTTTTTGATAAACGGGTTTTTGTCGACTCATTATTTAGCTCATAA
- a CDS encoding DUF3857 and transglutaminase domain-containing protein, with the protein MRYFVKYCLLVLSFVLIQFSVQATDYTEQIRNAGTSTDYPGSHVLTIFDHTKVDVEESGLGYFRLHQLFKILDEKGALDMRIMKFAYEPMSAKLQIEKVIIYRKNGNIETLTKDRIYDYPAPGTVILWGAREQMVEIGWLEPGDGIEIEVRKKGYTYALLLDDADERYIPPMRGHYYDIVPFWSDQHILEKSYRLRLPKSKKLNYQVYNGELEVELSVGGEKQGYSFTLRDIKPMKSESNMVSPSNVFTKLLMTTAPNWESKSKWFYGVNEDYGSFESTPEIDKKVNEILVGATNELDSISRLNHWVADNVRYFGLNMGVGEGYTLHKGEMTFEDRCGVCKDKAGMLVCMLRSAGFESYAAMTMAGSRIEDIPADQFNHSVTAVKLANGEFMMLDPTWVPFVRENWSSREQQQNYIIGTAEGEDLQIIPIANSKNHFYKLHGNTELLEDGTLKGELKLVAEGQSDAAFRSQLTRNPYSEWKSLISAELYRKFPKMNIKEISFSNGYDYSKPFEIYVDFVIPDYARFFDGDLIFTPIVASNLFERFNYHLRVNSRLEKRQFPFKDACSKYIVLEEDIKIPAGYQSVTGVHLMSMKKYEVMAASFEGGITAEEGKLRLIEKINLEKRVYDVAEWESFRDALIAQKELAENKIVITQKSVKK; encoded by the coding sequence ATGCGCTATTTTGTTAAATACTGTTTGCTTGTTTTAAGTTTTGTTTTGATCCAATTTTCAGTACAAGCAACTGATTATACAGAACAAATTCGAAATGCTGGTACATCCACCGATTATCCGGGCTCACATGTGCTCACAATTTTTGATCACACCAAAGTAGATGTTGAAGAAAGTGGTTTGGGTTATTTCCGTTTACACCAATTGTTTAAAATACTTGATGAAAAAGGGGCATTGGACATGCGCATTATGAAATTTGCCTATGAGCCCATGAGTGCAAAACTCCAAATTGAAAAAGTAATTATCTATCGAAAAAATGGGAATATAGAAACACTAACAAAAGATAGAATTTATGACTACCCTGCTCCTGGAACTGTGATACTTTGGGGTGCAAGAGAACAAATGGTGGAGATTGGTTGGTTAGAGCCTGGTGATGGTATCGAAATAGAAGTAAGAAAAAAAGGCTATACCTATGCCTTATTGCTTGACGATGCTGACGAGCGATACATTCCTCCTATGCGTGGTCATTATTATGATATTGTTCCATTTTGGTCGGATCAACACATACTCGAAAAATCATATAGATTGAGGTTGCCTAAAAGTAAGAAATTAAATTACCAAGTATATAATGGTGAATTAGAAGTTGAACTGTCTGTAGGTGGAGAAAAGCAAGGATATTCATTTACTTTACGAGATATAAAGCCAATGAAAAGTGAATCCAATATGGTTTCTCCTTCAAATGTGTTTACAAAACTATTAATGACTACTGCACCAAATTGGGAGTCTAAATCGAAGTGGTTTTATGGTGTAAATGAGGATTATGGAAGTTTTGAATCTACGCCTGAAATTGATAAGAAAGTAAACGAGATATTAGTTGGTGCAACAAATGAATTGGATTCAATTTCAAGATTAAACCATTGGGTAGCTGATAACGTCAGGTATTTTGGTTTAAACATGGGAGTTGGCGAAGGTTATACATTGCATAAAGGTGAAATGACTTTTGAGGATCGATGTGGTGTGTGTAAAGACAAAGCTGGTATGTTAGTTTGCATGCTTCGATCAGCTGGTTTCGAAAGCTATGCTGCTATGACCATGGCAGGTAGTAGGATTGAGGATATTCCAGCTGATCAGTTTAATCATTCTGTTACTGCTGTTAAACTGGCAAATGGAGAGTTTATGATGCTGGATCCAACTTGGGTTCCTTTTGTTAGGGAAAATTGGTCAAGTAGAGAGCAACAGCAGAATTATATAATTGGAACAGCCGAAGGTGAAGACTTACAGATTATTCCGATAGCTAATTCTAAAAATCATTTTTACAAGCTACATGGCAATACTGAATTACTGGAAGACGGAACACTAAAAGGAGAACTGAAATTAGTTGCTGAAGGGCAATCCGATGCTGCATTCCGAAGCCAGTTAACAAGAAATCCTTATTCAGAATGGAAAAGTCTGATATCTGCGGAGCTTTATAGAAAATTCCCGAAAATGAATATTAAAGAAATCAGCTTTTCTAATGGATATGATTATTCAAAACCATTTGAAATTTATGTCGATTTCGTTATCCCTGATTATGCCAGATTTTTTGATGGAGATTTAATTTTCACGCCAATAGTTGCTTCGAATTTATTTGAGCGATTTAATTATCATTTGCGAGTGAATTCAAGGTTGGAAAAAAGACAATTTCCTTTTAAAGATGCTTGTTCCAAATATATTGTTCTGGAAGAGGATATTAAAATTCCTGCAGGATATCAGTCTGTTACTGGAGTACATCTTATGTCGATGAAGAAGTATGAAGTAATGGCTGCTAGTTTTGAAGGTGGTATAACTGCTGAAGAAGGGAAACTCAGATTAATTGAAAAAATCAACCTTGAGAAAAGAGTATATGATGTAGCTGAATGGGAATCATTTAGGGATGCGCTAATTGCACAAAAAGAATTAGCCGAGAATAAAATTGTTATCACACAGAAATCAGTTAAGAAATGA